A window from Tenacibaculum singaporense encodes these proteins:
- a CDS encoding monovalent cation:proton antiporter family protein, with amino-acid sequence MHIPLLQDILILLGFSAIIVFVLQKLKLPSIIGFLLTGIVIGPYGLSLINAVEEVEVLSEIGVILLLFVIGMELSIKQLASIKKTIFIGGFLQVGMTAIVTGVIYYFLGYSWNESVFVGFLFSLSSTAIVLKTLQDRKEILTPHGRNALAILIFQDIIIVPMMLITPLIAGESTNVGMSILSLVVKSVIVIVITLISARYIVPKLMHAVAKTNSKELFLLVTFTLCFAIAFFTSEIGLSLALGAFIAGLIISESEYSHQATSIILPFRELFTSFFFVSVGMLLDLSFFLDKIPTIMLLVLLVFITKSIIASIAVAALQYPTRTVLLTGLSLFQIGEFAFILSKVGIEYNLLSAETNQYFLSVSIVSMMLTPFVIIFSERIVNNFIGVSKKMGVAPTLVLDKNISKIGDLNLENHLIIIGYGINGSNLAKAAAASNIPFVVIEMNAETVRQEKFKGLPIIFGDATQDHILEAVHLSDARAAVIAISDNTATKTIIKNIRYHSESLYLVVRTRYVKETSELIALGADEVIPEEFETSVQIFTHVLQNFLVPEDDINLLVDKVRADNYQLFKGELKHPKTYRPKNITDFNITCLRLNSDSNMFLGKPLKELNLRAVHGINILGIKRKNEVLDSIHPEEVLKQGDIIYVQGNQNKIEQFHKIIK; translated from the coding sequence ATGCATATACCATTATTACAAGACATACTTATACTTCTCGGGTTCTCTGCCATAATTGTTTTTGTGCTTCAAAAACTTAAACTCCCATCTATTATAGGCTTTCTGCTCACAGGAATAGTAATTGGTCCTTATGGACTTAGCCTTATCAATGCTGTAGAAGAAGTTGAAGTTTTATCTGAAATCGGAGTAATTCTTCTGTTATTTGTAATTGGAATGGAGCTATCTATAAAACAATTGGCTTCAATAAAGAAAACCATCTTTATTGGAGGGTTTCTTCAAGTTGGCATGACTGCAATAGTAACAGGAGTCATCTATTATTTCCTTGGATACTCATGGAATGAATCTGTTTTTGTTGGCTTTCTTTTTTCATTGTCAAGTACAGCAATTGTTCTAAAAACGCTTCAAGACAGAAAGGAAATTTTAACACCACATGGTCGAAATGCACTTGCAATCCTAATCTTTCAAGACATTATTATTGTTCCCATGATGCTTATTACACCGCTTATTGCAGGTGAATCAACAAACGTTGGAATGAGCATTCTCTCATTGGTTGTAAAGTCTGTTATTGTGATAGTAATTACATTAATAAGTGCTCGCTATATCGTACCCAAATTGATGCATGCTGTAGCAAAAACCAATAGTAAGGAATTATTCCTTTTGGTAACATTTACGTTATGTTTCGCTATTGCTTTTTTTACCTCTGAAATTGGCTTATCCTTAGCTTTAGGAGCTTTCATTGCAGGTTTAATCATTTCAGAATCCGAATACAGTCATCAAGCAACCAGTATTATTCTACCATTTCGAGAGCTATTTACCAGTTTCTTTTTCGTTTCAGTAGGTATGCTGCTTGACCTAAGTTTTTTTCTTGACAAGATTCCAACAATAATGCTTTTAGTGCTTTTGGTATTTATAACTAAATCCATTATTGCAAGTATTGCAGTTGCTGCACTACAATATCCTACAAGGACAGTTTTACTTACAGGTCTTTCCCTTTTTCAGATCGGTGAGTTTGCTTTTATATTATCCAAAGTAGGTATTGAGTACAATTTATTAAGTGCGGAAACCAATCAATATTTTTTATCTGTATCAATTGTTTCAATGATGTTAACTCCATTCGTAATCATTTTTTCTGAAAGGATAGTTAACAATTTTATTGGAGTTTCTAAAAAAATGGGGGTTGCCCCTACATTAGTCTTGGATAAAAATATATCAAAAATAGGAGATCTTAATTTGGAAAACCATCTTATAATTATTGGTTATGGCATAAATGGTAGCAACTTAGCGAAAGCAGCCGCAGCAAGCAATATTCCTTTTGTTGTAATTGAAATGAATGCTGAAACAGTTCGTCAGGAAAAATTCAAGGGACTTCCAATCATTTTTGGTGACGCTACTCAAGATCATATACTAGAAGCTGTTCACCTTTCTGATGCCAGAGCAGCAGTGATAGCGATTTCAGATAATACAGCAACTAAAACAATAATTAAAAATATTAGGTATCATTCAGAATCACTTTATCTTGTGGTTAGAACAAGATATGTAAAAGAAACTTCGGAACTTATCGCATTGGGTGCTGACGAAGTGATACCAGAAGAATTTGAAACTTCTGTACAAATATTTACTCACGTGCTTCAAAACTTCCTTGTTCCTGAAGATGATATTAACCTACTTGTGGATAAAGTACGTGCTGACAACTATCAGCTATTTAAAGGAGAACTTAAACACCCAAAAACTTATCGACCCAAAAACATTACCGATTTCAATATAACATGCTTAAGACTAAATTCTGACAGTAATATGTTTTTAGGAAAACCTTTAAAAGAATTGAATCTGAGGGCAGTTCATGGAATAAATATCTTGGGTATTAAGCGAAAAAATGAAGTACTAGATTCTATTCACCCAGAAGAAGTGTTAAAACAAGGTGATATTATCTATGTTCAGGGAAATCAAAACAAGATTGAGCAATTTCATAAAATAATTAAATAA